One genomic window of Halococcus sediminicola includes the following:
- a CDS encoding CBS domain-containing protein has protein sequence MNVADAMTSRESLVTVSLPGTRDDALEYLQERQFSSIPVVKGEGDGEEFRGLVSRRTLIERPDEDQLALLVEDGPTTTSDTAIEALAATMVAEGARRVPVVDGQLEGIVTITDVVRAIAEGNVAGDTQVGDLASRTVNAVYAGTPLPVAERELSHSDVPYAVVLDDDGEMCGVLTEADILDVARVVEGEARTGDSIAGQDDDWMWEGIKAVGNRYFPTRNVEIPTEPVREFMTADVVSVGTTRTAREAARAMITNDIEQIPLVSGSELIGVVRDVNLLEALDG, from the coding sequence ATGAACGTCGCCGACGCGATGACGTCGCGCGAGTCGCTCGTTACGGTTTCGCTGCCCGGGACCCGCGACGACGCGCTCGAATACCTCCAGGAGCGCCAGTTCTCCTCGATACCCGTCGTGAAAGGCGAGGGAGACGGCGAGGAGTTCCGGGGACTCGTCTCGCGCCGAACACTCATCGAACGGCCCGACGAGGACCAGCTCGCCCTGCTGGTCGAGGACGGACCGACGACGACGTCGGATACCGCCATCGAGGCGCTCGCCGCGACGATGGTCGCCGAGGGCGCACGCCGTGTCCCCGTGGTCGACGGGCAGCTAGAGGGTATCGTCACCATCACCGACGTGGTGCGGGCGATCGCGGAGGGCAACGTCGCCGGCGACACGCAGGTCGGCGACCTCGCCTCTCGAACCGTGAACGCCGTCTACGCCGGGACGCCGCTGCCGGTCGCCGAGCGCGAACTCTCACACTCGGACGTCCCCTACGCCGTCGTGCTCGACGACGACGGCGAGATGTGTGGCGTACTCACCGAGGCCGACATCCTCGACGTGGCACGGGTCGTCGAGGGCGAGGCACGGACCGGCGACTCCATCGCCGGCCAGGACGACGACTGGATGTGGGAGGGGATCAAGGCCGTCGGCAACCGGTACTTCCCGACGCGAAACGTCGAGATTCCCACCGAACCGGTCCGCGAGTTCATGACCGCGGATGTCGTGAGCGTCGGCACCACACGGACCGCACGGGAGGCCGCGCGGGCGATGATCACGAACGACATCGAACAGATCCCGCTCGTCAGCGGGAGCGAACTCATCGGCGTGGTCCGGGACGTCAACCTGCTGGAGGCGCTCGATGGCTGA
- a CDS encoding DUF7529 family protein, whose product MPETSETTDRDDPLVGRADGLKEAWAATLDDMDALAAEYDGEGWETLTIPAGHTATEAPESGDEGRFGLVYVIPDNYAEEFSAAFDGGEFPRYDVFRNESQGQVFLVTLLADPATETAVFVAGGFERRGSRPLMGAARDAGAMYTHLQTLDGTRLGSFEHDDPEKFFPATDYDAVR is encoded by the coding sequence ATGCCAGAGACGAGCGAGACGACCGACCGCGACGACCCACTCGTCGGCCGTGCCGACGGTCTCAAGGAGGCGTGGGCAGCGACGCTCGACGACATGGACGCCCTCGCTGCCGAGTACGACGGAGAGGGCTGGGAGACACTCACCATCCCGGCCGGTCACACCGCGACCGAAGCGCCGGAAAGCGGCGATGAGGGGCGCTTCGGGCTGGTCTACGTGATTCCCGACAACTACGCCGAGGAGTTCTCGGCGGCGTTCGACGGCGGCGAGTTCCCGCGCTACGACGTCTTCCGCAACGAATCGCAGGGACAGGTGTTTCTGGTGACGTTGCTCGCCGACCCCGCAACCGAGACGGCGGTGTTCGTCGCCGGCGGGTTCGAGCGCCGCGGTTCGCGCCCGCTGATGGGGGCCGCTCGCGACGCCGGCGCGATGTACACCCATCTCCAGACGCTCGACGGGACGCGGTTGGGCTCGTTCGAACACGACGACCCCGAGAAATTCTTCCCGGCGACCGATTACGACGCCGTCAGGTAG